The proteins below are encoded in one region of Bacteroidota bacterium:
- a CDS encoding UDP-N-acetylmuramoyl-L-alanyl-D-glutamate--2,6-diaminopimelate ligase: MNYSELLTITNVRGTPHHDFPIEGLAYDSRKVKENYIFFALKGLKDDGTKYIKSAIESGAKAIVTDVDLDVNELPANVLHVKNARKTMALFANVYNQLPSEKLKLIGVTGTNGKTTTTYLIKSFLENSGYKTGLLGTIDYQIGDFKVESKLTTPESVEICSMLGEMVKQGYQYCVMEVSSIALVMNRVYSLNFDSAIFTNLTSEHLDFHHNMENYFQAKKILFDGLSEKSYAITNLDDIYGEKILANTKAKKISYALNNNADYRAENPNFDLKGLSFDIKDEGAKINSNITGKFNIYNMLASIACVRNYDISYDSINNSLKNFEGVSGRFNKIELPNGAYAVVDYSHTSDSLKNAIESAREIVNNENKNGSPKGRVITIFGCGGNKDTTKRPVMGKFATELSDFSIITSDNPRYERPLDIIKEIRKGAVNKNYEIDENRETAIERGIRMSKAGDIILICGKGHETYQEINGVRSHFDDKEMVQKYSYLAK, from the coding sequence GTGAATTATTCGGAATTACTAACAATTACAAATGTACGCGGAACTCCTCATCATGATTTTCCTATAGAGGGGCTTGCATACGATTCCAGAAAAGTTAAAGAGAATTATATTTTCTTTGCACTGAAGGGCTTGAAAGATGACGGTACTAAGTATATAAAATCTGCGATTGAATCCGGAGCGAAAGCGATTGTAACAGATGTGGATTTAGATGTAAATGAACTTCCTGCGAATGTTCTTCATGTAAAAAATGCAAGGAAGACAATGGCCCTTTTTGCAAATGTTTATAATCAGTTACCATCGGAAAAATTAAAACTGATTGGTGTAACGGGAACAAATGGAAAGACGACTACAACATATTTAATAAAATCTTTTTTAGAAAACTCAGGATATAAAACAGGATTGCTGGGAACAATTGATTATCAGATAGGTGATTTTAAAGTTGAATCGAAATTAACTACTCCCGAATCAGTGGAGATATGCTCTATGTTAGGTGAAATGGTGAAGCAGGGTTATCAGTATTGCGTGATGGAAGTTTCTTCGATTGCATTGGTGATGAACAGAGTGTACAGCCTGAATTTTGATTCGGCAATATTTACGAATCTTACAAGTGAGCATTTAGATTTTCATCATAACATGGAAAATTATTTTCAGGCAAAGAAGATTTTGTTTGACGGATTATCGGAGAAGTCATATGCTATCACAAATTTAGATGATATTTACGGTGAAAAAATTCTTGCAAATACAAAAGCAAAAAAAATATCATACGCGTTAAATAATAATGCTGACTACAGAGCTGAAAATCCGAACTTTGATTTAAAAGGGTTGAGTTTCGATATTAAAGATGAAGGTGCTAAGATTAATTCTAATATCACTGGCAAGTTTAACATTTATAATATGCTGGCATCCATTGCCTGCGTAAGAAATTATGACATAAGTTATGATTCAATAAATAATTCATTGAAGAACTTTGAGGGAGTGAGCGGAAGATTTAATAAAATTGAATTACCTAATGGTGCATATGCAGTAGTAGATTATTCTCATACTTCAGATTCGTTGAAAAACGCAATTGAATCAGCAAGAGAAATAGTTAACAATGAAAATAAAAACGGCAGCCCAAAAGGTAGAGTGATTACGATATTCGGCTGCGGCGGAAATAAAGATACTACAAAAAGACCTGTAATGGGTAAGTTCGCAACAGAGCTTTCTGATTTTTCCATTATAACTTCCGATAATCCAAGATATGAAAGACCTTTGGATATTATTAAAGAGATTCGTAAAGGTGCTGTGAATAAAAATTATGAAATAGATGAGAACAGAGAGACGGCAATTGAAAGAGGAATAAGAATGAGTAAAGCAGGTGATATAATTTTAATCTGCGGTAAAGGACATGAAACGTATCAGGAAATTAACGGAGTAAGGTCGCACTTTGACGATAAAGAAATGGTTCAAAAATATTCTTACTTAGCAAAGTGA
- a CDS encoding PASTA domain-containing protein, whose product MESFKKFLSYCSSFRAKVGFISFVFLLIFTIILFKLINVQIINSAKYKIAARKQYEEKIKISPSRGLIYDRNMNVLVSNSLQYSFAVDPTMVTKPDSIANVFARVFKKDRNEYLAKLTNKSTSFVYLERKADVANIQGLDSADFDGLIVLKEPKRVYNYGRLAAQVLGYTNLEGAGLSGVEQSMESELAGKDGFVIMQRDGKGQYKPNMDIPKREPVNGNNVVLTLDINIQKFAEEELERGVKETDSKGGKVIITNVKTGEILGMSSYPSYDPNNIQVSDTAGFTNKAICDVYEPGSTFKVVAAAASLEEKLVDKMTLINTENGHYSLANNVTMEDEHKAASMTFQQVLENSSNIGFMKISYKIGPERFYKYARDFGFGISTGVELPGENRGMLKRPIDFSPISLPYMAIGYEVLINAMQLTSAYSTIANNGVLLKPYIIKKETALDGKTIFENNPVEIRQVISQNTAKLLSTLMIGVVETGTATDARIDGVKIAGKTGTAQRVVDGKHSSGSHTGSFVGFFPADNPQFLITVILDDPKGGQFYGGKVAAPVFKRIAEKIIGFSGNLNLNEPKFDNKTTDVNVSNVSNNFILIPNLMNLRLEDAKDILRDLKLTCEIVYPENSKANDFLVVESQQPGANSKVDINTKTIVKLVVKNKEVELKSVLQVPDVKGFSLRKAINVLSASGFDIDINGSGEVIDQMPKSGSSQLPNSKITLFCKQIN is encoded by the coding sequence TTGGAGTCATTTAAAAAATTCCTGAGTTATTGTTCAAGCTTCCGTGCGAAAGTCGGTTTTATTTCGTTCGTATTCCTTCTTATTTTCACAATCATACTTTTTAAATTAATTAACGTTCAGATAATTAATTCTGCCAAGTATAAAATTGCGGCAAGGAAGCAGTACGAAGAGAAAATAAAAATCTCTCCTTCGCGCGGACTTATATATGACAGGAATATGAATGTGCTTGTCTCCAATTCGCTTCAGTATTCTTTCGCTGTAGATCCTACGATGGTTACAAAGCCTGATTCGATTGCCAATGTATTTGCAAGAGTTTTCAAAAAAGACAGGAACGAATATTTAGCAAAGCTTACAAATAAAAGTACTTCCTTTGTTTATTTAGAAAGAAAAGCTGATGTAGCAAATATTCAGGGTCTTGATAGCGCTGACTTTGACGGATTAATTGTTCTCAAGGAACCTAAGCGCGTTTATAACTATGGAAGACTTGCTGCACAGGTGCTTGGGTATACAAATCTCGAAGGCGCAGGACTCAGCGGTGTAGAGCAGTCAATGGAAAGCGAGCTTGCAGGTAAAGACGGCTTTGTGATTATGCAGAGAGACGGAAAGGGACAGTATAAACCGAACATGGATATCCCAAAGAGGGAACCTGTTAACGGTAATAATGTTGTGCTTACGCTTGATATAAATATTCAGAAGTTCGCAGAAGAAGAATTAGAAAGAGGTGTTAAAGAAACTGATTCAAAGGGCGGTAAAGTAATTATTACAAATGTAAAGACAGGTGAGATACTGGGTATGTCATCATATCCTTCGTATGATCCGAATAACATTCAGGTTTCCGATACTGCAGGATTTACAAACAAAGCTATCTGCGATGTTTATGAGCCGGGCTCGACTTTTAAAGTCGTAGCAGCGGCTGCTTCGCTTGAAGAAAAGCTGGTAGATAAAATGACATTGATAAACACTGAGAATGGTCATTATTCACTGGCAAACAATGTTACGATGGAAGATGAACACAAAGCAGCATCGATGACTTTTCAGCAGGTACTTGAGAATTCAAGTAACATTGGATTTATGAAAATCTCATATAAGATTGGTCCCGAAAGATTTTATAAATACGCCCGTGACTTTGGTTTTGGTATTTCAACCGGAGTAGAATTGCCGGGAGAGAACAGGGGAATGTTAAAACGCCCGATAGATTTTTCTCCGATATCATTGCCATATATGGCTATAGGATACGAAGTATTGATTAACGCTATGCAGCTTACAAGCGCATATTCTACCATTGCAAACAACGGAGTTCTATTAAAGCCATACATAATAAAAAAAGAGACGGCACTAGACGGTAAAACAATTTTTGAAAACAATCCTGTTGAAATCCGTCAGGTGATTTCTCAGAATACTGCTAAACTTCTTTCTACTTTAATGATTGGAGTTGTTGAAACAGGCACAGCTACCGATGCAAGAATTGACGGAGTAAAAATTGCGGGAAAGACAGGTACGGCACAAAGAGTTGTTGACGGAAAGCACTCATCGGGATCGCATACGGGTTCATTTGTTGGATTTTTTCCTGCAGATAATCCGCAGTTTTTGATTACGGTAATTCTTGATGACCCTAAAGGCGGACAGTTTTACGGTGGTAAAGTTGCCGCACCTGTTTTTAAAAGAATTGCAGAAAAAATAATAGGTTTCTCAGGAAATTTAAATCTGAATGAACCAAAGTTTGATAATAAAACTACCGATGTAAATGTCTCGAATGTGTCGAATAATTTTATTCTGATTCCTAATCTTATGAATTTAAGATTGGAAGATGCAAAAGATATTTTAAGAGATTTAAAGCTGACATGTGAAATTGTTTATCCTGAAAATTCCAAAGCGAATGATTTCTTAGTTGTTGAATCTCAACAACCGGGTGCAAATTCAAAAGTAGATATAAATACTAAAACAATAGTAAAGCTTGTTGTTAAAAATAAAGAAGTTGAATTGAAAAGTGTTTTACAAGTACCCGATGTAAAAGGGTTCAGTCTTCGTAAAGCAATCAATGTTCTTTCAGCAAGCGGATTTGATATAGATATTAACGGCAGTGGTGAAGTGATTGACCAGATGCCGAAGTCAGGAAGCTCGCAGCTTCCGAATTCAAAAATTACTTTATTCTGTAAGCAGATTAATTAA
- the rsmH gene encoding 16S rRNA (cytosine(1402)-N(4))-methyltransferase RsmH, which produces MSENTENKFFHTPVLLNEVLEYLFNDKIEKQIIVDGTLGGGGYSEAILNKLGDNDLLVSFDKDLEALEYSKKRLEKFGDKVKFVNNNFADLKTVLLQNGIKKITGLVLDLGLSSHQIENEEGFSYMKDTKLDMRAFKKDNMTAADILNSSTKEDLIRIFEEYGEVGNERRLADAIIERRKEKKFRTTFDVVTLIEEGYKIDKKNTIKFLSKIFQALRIEVNNEMDNLKKVLKDSLDMLDEGGRLVVVSYHSLEDRITKNFFREMSANFRKTDNPFFDEAVTPKLKILTKKSIMPGFQEIKSNSRARSAKLRCAERINLNVN; this is translated from the coding sequence ATGTCAGAGAACACTGAAAATAAATTTTTTCATACACCTGTTCTTTTAAATGAAGTTTTAGAATATCTCTTCAACGATAAAATAGAAAAACAAATTATTGTTGACGGGACATTAGGCGGCGGGGGATACTCCGAAGCTATTCTTAATAAACTTGGCGATAATGATTTGCTGGTAAGTTTCGATAAGGATTTAGAGGCGCTTGAGTACTCAAAAAAAAGATTAGAGAAATTCGGCGATAAGGTAAAATTTGTAAACAACAATTTTGCCGATTTAAAAACAGTTCTTTTACAAAACGGAATAAAAAAAATCACAGGGCTTGTTCTTGACCTTGGTCTCTCTTCTCATCAGATAGAAAATGAAGAAGGATTCAGCTACATGAAAGACACTAAGCTGGATATGAGAGCTTTTAAGAAAGATAACATGACTGCAGCGGATATTCTGAACTCATCAACGAAAGAAGACCTGATAAGAATATTTGAAGAGTACGGCGAAGTCGGAAATGAAAGAAGGCTTGCAGATGCTATTATAGAGAGAAGAAAAGAGAAAAAGTTTAGAACGACTTTTGATGTAGTAACTCTGATTGAAGAAGGATACAAAATTGATAAAAAGAATACAATAAAATTTTTATCAAAAATATTTCAGGCTTTACGAATAGAAGTAAATAATGAAATGGATAATCTTAAAAAAGTTCTGAAAGATTCACTGGATATGCTAGACGAAGGCGGAAGATTAGTCGTTGTTTCTTATCATTCGCTTGAGGACAGGATAACAAAAAATTTCTTTCGTGAGATGTCTGCAAATTTCAGAAAGACTGATAATCCGTTTTTTGATGAAGCTGTAACCCCCAAACTGAAAATTTTAACAAAGAAATCTATAATGCCCGGCTTTCAGGAAATAAAATCCAACTCGCGGGCAAGAAGCGCAAAGTTAAGATGCGCAGAAAGAATTAATCTGAATGTAAATTGA